Proteins encoded together in one Stutzerimonas stutzeri window:
- a CDS encoding CaiB/BaiF CoA transferase family protein → MPGALSHIRVLDLSRVLAGPWCGQILGDLGAEVIKVERPGTGDDTRHWGPPYLKDQHGENTSEAAYYLTANRNKQSLTVDFTRPEGQRIIRELVAQCDVLLENFKVGGLAAYGLDYESLKAINPRLIYCSITGFGQDGPYATRAGYDFMIQGLGGLMSLTGRSDAEEGAGPVKVGVALTDILTGLYATVGVLAALAHRERSGEGQHIDTALLDVQVACLGNQALNYLTTGVAPRRMGNAHPNIVPYQDFPTADGDIILTVGNDGQFRKFCEVAGRPEWAADARFATNRARVAHRAELIPLIRQVTVFRTTAEWVSALEQAGVPCGPINDLAQVFADPQVQHRGLSVEMPHPLAGRVPQVASPLRLSASPVAYRNPPPLLGEHSEALLQRLLGMNDEQIAGLRAAGVI, encoded by the coding sequence ATGCCCGGCGCCCTGTCCCATATCCGTGTTCTCGACCTGTCGCGCGTGCTCGCCGGGCCCTGGTGCGGGCAGATCCTCGGTGATCTCGGCGCCGAGGTGATCAAGGTCGAGCGCCCTGGCACGGGCGACGATACTCGCCACTGGGGCCCGCCCTATCTCAAGGACCAGCACGGCGAGAACACCTCGGAGGCCGCCTATTACCTGACCGCCAACCGAAACAAGCAGTCGCTGACCGTCGACTTCACCCGGCCCGAGGGCCAGCGCATCATCCGCGAGCTGGTGGCGCAATGCGATGTACTGCTGGAGAACTTCAAGGTCGGCGGGCTGGCCGCCTACGGGCTGGATTACGAAAGCCTGAAGGCGATCAATCCGCGGCTGATCTATTGCTCGATCACCGGTTTCGGCCAGGACGGCCCCTACGCCACACGTGCCGGCTACGACTTCATGATCCAGGGGCTCGGCGGGCTGATGAGCCTGACCGGCCGCAGCGATGCGGAGGAGGGCGCCGGGCCGGTGAAGGTCGGCGTGGCGCTGACCGATATCCTCACCGGTCTGTACGCCACCGTTGGCGTGCTCGCTGCGCTGGCACATCGCGAACGCAGCGGCGAGGGCCAGCATATCGACACGGCGCTGCTCGACGTGCAGGTCGCCTGCCTCGGCAACCAGGCGCTCAACTACCTCACCACCGGCGTGGCGCCCAGGCGCATGGGCAATGCCCATCCGAACATCGTGCCCTATCAGGATTTCCCCACTGCGGACGGCGACATCATCCTCACCGTCGGTAACGACGGTCAGTTCCGCAAGTTCTGCGAGGTGGCCGGGCGTCCCGAGTGGGCGGCTGATGCCCGCTTCGCCACCAATCGCGCGCGCGTTGCCCATCGCGCCGAACTGATTCCGCTGATCCGCCAGGTCACGGTGTTCCGCACCACGGCCGAATGGGTCAGTGCGCTGGAGCAGGCCGGCGTGCCCTGCGGGCCGATCAACGACCTGGCGCAGGTGTTCGCCGACCCACAGGTGCAGCATCGCGGGCTGAGCGTGGAGATGCCGCATCCGCTGGCCGGCCGCGTGCCGCAGGTGGCCAGCCCGCTGCGGCTGTCCGCTTCGCCAGTGGCGTACCGCAACCCGCCGCCGCTGCTCGGCGAGCACAGCGAGGCGCTGTTGCAGCGCCTGCTGGGCATGAACGACGAGCAGATCGCCGGCCTACGCGCGGCCGGAGTGATCTAG